The Actinopolymorpha sp. NPDC004070 genome includes the window GGAAGCCTCGCGGGCCGCCTCGGCGACAGCGCGAGCTTCCACTTCGGTGACGCGGCCGGTCTGGCTCATGGCTCACCCTTTCGCCGGTACTACCGGCCAGTGTTACTCGCCAGTAAGAGGCGTGCCAGGGGAACCTGAAAAGGGACCGACAGCTTGGGCGAGTGGTCCGAAAGGTGCCGTTGACAGTGGTTGGCCTCGGTCGCGTACGGTCCGAGAAGCCTGTGTACGCAGGCGAAACGGACCTGTCGGGCAGGCCTGTCAGGCGTCGGTTGACGACCACTCACGGTCTGGTGACCTCGGCGGCCGGGGCGGGAAGGGCCGCCGGTCCATGCGGGGCACGACCCGATGAACCGTGGCCAGGGTGAGTGCCATCACCAGGCAGGCGGTGCCGGAGATGGCGGCCGCGCTTCCGGCGTACGCCACGAAAAGCCGCCGCCGGGTCAGCGCGTCGATGTTCGCGTACAGCCCGGGGTCGGCGACCGCCGCGGCGAGGATGCCGCCGGCCACCAGGGCCACGCCGGCCACCGCGAGCAGTGAGACGGCGTACGGATGAGCCTCCCGGGTGGTGGCCCGGGCGAACCGGGACTGGGCGAGGACCAAACAGAACCCGCCACCGGCCGCCCAGCCGCCGACGATCAGCAGTGCCGCCACGGCGTCGCTGGGCCGGTGCCAGCCGGCGGACAGCGTGGCCACCGCGGTCAGCGCGGAGTAGCCGGCGCCGAGCACCGCCGCCGTGCCGCGCAGGGCGGGTGGGAGCACCAGGACGAACGCGACGGCGACCGACGCGGCCACCGTGGTGTGCCCGCTCGGCAGGCTGTTCAGGCCGGCCGCCG containing:
- a CDS encoding phosphatase PAP2 family protein; this encodes MPSRSRGVTASWLFTLTLGFVVALAAVWWIFIHTHHGQLLDSVALAGNVVGQTHVHTLVTRVLDVVSVASLAAATLLIGFIALARRRVLLALVATLVVAGSNLTTQVLKHVVIQRPDLGVQGETAAGLNSLPSGHTTVAASVAVAFVLVLPPALRGTAAVLGAGYSALTAVATLSAGWHRPSDAVAALLIVGGWAAGGGFCLVLAQSRFARATTREAHPYAVSLLAVAGVALVAGGILAAAVADPGLYANIDALTRRRLFVAYAGSAAAISGTACLVMALTLATVHRVVPRMDRRPFPPRPPRSPDREWSSTDA